In a genomic window of Nitratireductor basaltis:
- the arsC gene encoding arsenate reductase (glutaredoxin) (This arsenate reductase requires both glutathione and glutaredoxin to convert arsenate to arsenite, after which the efflux transporter formed by ArsA and ArsB can extrude the arsenite from the cell, providing resistance.) has translation MSAIIYHNPKCGTSRNVLAMLQEAGEDVTVIEYLKEPPTRERLVQLLAEMQITPRQLLRQKGTPYDELGLGEDKWSNDQLIDFMMEHPILINRPIVVTEKGAKLCRPSETVLELLDEGAIASFTKEDGEVVRPR, from the coding sequence ATGTCCGCAATCATCTACCACAACCCGAAATGCGGCACGTCCCGCAATGTGCTCGCCATGCTGCAGGAAGCCGGCGAGGACGTGACGGTTATCGAATATTTGAAGGAGCCGCCGACGCGGGAGCGTCTCGTGCAGCTTCTGGCGGAAATGCAGATTACGCCCCGCCAGCTCCTGCGCCAGAAGGGCACGCCCTATGACGAGCTGGGCCTCGGCGAAGACAAGTGGAGCAATGATCAGCTTATCGACTTCATGATGGAGCACCCGATCCTCATCAATCGCCCCATCGTTGTGACGGAAAAGGGTGCCAAACTGTGCCGCCCCTCCGAGACGGTTCTCGAGCTTCTGGACGAAGGTGCGATCGCTTCCTTCACCAAGGAAGATGGCGAGGTGGTCCGCCCCCGTTGA
- the arsB gene encoding ACR3 family arsenite efflux transporter, translating to MTDHALPSDAPAGGIGTFERYLSVWVALCILAGILLGNLLPGLFEFLAEIEFASVNLVVAILIWAMVFPMMVNVDFASLKHIGDRPKGLVLTLVVNWLIKPFTMAALGVFFFTYVFSGLIPPADAEHYIAGLILLGAAPCTAMVFVWSQLTRGDATYTLVQVSVNDVIMVFAFAPIVALLLGVTDIAVPWDTLILSTLLYVVVPLAAGAYVRHRLLQRSNGDEAAVSAFTETLKPWSILGLLATVTLLFGFQGDVIVEKPLIIVLIAVPLLIQSYGIFFLAYGAAKAWNVPFNVAAPCALIGTSNFFELAVAVAISLFGLNSGAALATVVGVLVEVPVMLSLVAFANRTRHWFE from the coding sequence ATGACCGATCACGCCCTACCCTCAGACGCGCCTGCCGGCGGCATCGGCACATTCGAGAGATACCTCTCTGTCTGGGTCGCGCTCTGCATCCTGGCAGGCATCCTGCTCGGCAATCTGCTGCCCGGCCTTTTCGAGTTTCTGGCCGAGATCGAGTTTGCCTCAGTCAATCTTGTCGTGGCTATCCTCATCTGGGCTATGGTCTTCCCGATGATGGTGAATGTCGACTTCGCCAGCCTCAAACATATCGGCGACCGGCCGAAGGGGCTGGTTCTGACCCTTGTGGTCAATTGGCTGATCAAGCCCTTCACCATGGCCGCTCTCGGCGTCTTCTTCTTTACCTATGTTTTCTCCGGCCTGATCCCGCCCGCAGACGCCGAACATTATATTGCCGGCCTGATTCTGCTTGGTGCCGCCCCCTGCACGGCCATGGTCTTCGTCTGGAGCCAGCTTACCCGCGGTGATGCGACCTATACGCTCGTGCAGGTTTCGGTGAATGACGTCATCATGGTCTTCGCCTTTGCCCCCATCGTTGCACTGCTGCTTGGCGTGACCGACATCGCGGTGCCGTGGGATACGCTGATCCTGTCCACGCTGCTTTATGTCGTGGTCCCGCTTGCTGCCGGTGCCTATGTGCGCCATCGCCTGCTCCAGCGCTCCAACGGCGACGAGGCAGCCGTCTCTGCCTTTACGGAAACGCTGAAGCCCTGGTCGATCCTCGGCCTGCTTGCCACCGTCACGCTTCTTTTCGGCTTTCAGGGCGATGTGATCGTGGAGAAACCGCTCATCATCGTCCTGATCGCGGTGCCGCTGCTGATCCAATCCTATGGCATTTTCTTTCTCGCCTATGGTGCCGCCAAGGCCTGGAATGTGCCTTTCAACGTGGCCGCCCCCTGTGCCCTGATCGGCACCTCGAACTTCTTCGAGTTGGCGGTTGCCGTCGCCATCAGCCTGTTCGGTCTGAATTCAGGTGCAGCCCTCGCAACGGTCGTGGGCGTACTCGTCGAGGTCCCCGTCATGCTGTCGCTGGTTGCCTTTGCAAACCGCACCCGCCACTGGTTCGAGTAA
- a CDS encoding ArsR/SmtB family transcription factor — translation MDQHRAVSAFAALGHETRLHVFRLLIKAGPEGISAGRLAERAGILQNTLSAQLKILVQAELVTAERDGRTIIYRADMSGLGSLLSFVMEDCCNGQPDLCRPVVATLTCCNSDATEKS, via the coding sequence ATGGATCAGCATAGAGCAGTTTCTGCCTTCGCCGCGCTCGGTCACGAAACCCGACTGCATGTCTTCCGCCTGCTGATAAAGGCGGGTCCTGAAGGCATATCAGCAGGCCGCCTCGCCGAGCGTGCCGGCATTCTGCAGAACACGCTGTCAGCCCAGTTGAAGATCCTTGTGCAGGCGGAACTGGTCACCGCCGAACGCGACGGCCGCACCATCATCTATCGCGCCGACATGAGCGGGCTCGGCAGCCTGCTTTCCTTTGTGATGGAAGATTGCTGCAATGGCCAGCCGGACCTCTGCCGCCCGGTGGTTGCGACGCTGACCTGCTGTAACTCAGACGCAACGGAAAAATCATGA
- a CDS encoding ferredoxin--NADP reductase: MNTAVTNKIESDQKLEFPIPAGVYAERVVSVKHYTDRLFSFRITRPQTFRFRSGEFVMIGLPNAEKPVFRAYSIASPNWDEEVEFFSIKVPDGPLTQHLQKIQPGDTVLMRQKSTGTLVNDALTPAKRLYMFSTGTGIAPFASLIRDPDTYEKFDQIILTHTTRDVAELEYGKELIEATRNDPLIGELTEGRLHHFTSTTREESPVMGRITTLIENGELFRHLGTEPLNRENDRVMICGSMEMLKDVKALTEKAGLEEGSNAAPADFVVERAFVG; encoded by the coding sequence ATGAACACCGCCGTGACGAACAAGATCGAGTCCGACCAGAAGCTGGAATTCCCCATTCCCGCTGGCGTCTATGCCGAGCGCGTCGTTTCGGTGAAACATTACACGGATCGCCTCTTCTCCTTCCGCATCACGCGCCCGCAGACCTTCCGATTCCGCTCCGGTGAATTCGTGATGATCGGTTTGCCGAATGCGGAGAAGCCCGTTTTCCGTGCCTATTCCATCGCGAGCCCGAACTGGGACGAGGAAGTGGAATTCTTCTCCATCAAGGTGCCGGACGGCCCGCTGACCCAGCACCTGCAGAAGATCCAGCCCGGCGACACGGTGCTGATGCGCCAGAAATCGACCGGCACGCTGGTCAATGACGCGCTCACCCCGGCCAAGCGCCTCTACATGTTCTCCACCGGCACAGGCATTGCGCCTTTCGCAAGCCTCATCCGCGATCCGGATACATATGAGAAGTTCGATCAGATCATCCTGACCCACACCACCCGCGATGTCGCGGAACTGGAATATGGCAAGGAGCTGATCGAGGCGACCCGCAACGATCCGCTGATCGGCGAACTGACCGAAGGCCGCCTGCACCACTTCACCTCCACCACCCGCGAGGAATCACCGGTGATGGGCCGCATCACCACGCTGATCGAGAATGGCGAGCTTTTCCGTCATCTTGGCACCGAACCGCTGAACCGCGAAAATGACCGCGTCATGATCTGCGGCTCCATGGAAATGCTGAAGGACGTGAAAGCACTGACCGAAAAGGCAGGCCTCGAGGAAGGCTCCAACGCCGCACCGGCTGACTTCGTCGTCGAGCGCGCTTTCGTCGGCTGA
- the rpsP gene encoding 30S ribosomal protein S16 → MALKIRLARAGSKKRPYYHVVIADVRAPRDGRFIEQVGSWNPMLPKDGERVKLNEERIKHWLDNGALPTDRVLRFLADAGLAERSERSNPNKAKPGKKAQERIDAAKQAEEEAKAAAAEAEAAANEAPAEEAASE, encoded by the coding sequence ATGGCACTGAAAATTCGTCTGGCCCGTGCGGGCTCCAAGAAGCGCCCCTACTACCACGTCGTGATTGCTGACGTGCGCGCACCGCGCGACGGCCGCTTCATCGAGCAGGTCGGTTCCTGGAACCCGATGCTGCCCAAGGATGGCGAGCGCGTGAAGCTCAACGAAGAGCGCATCAAGCATTGGCTCGACAACGGCGCGCTGCCGACCGACCGCGTGCTGCGCTTCCTCGCAGATGCAGGCCTTGCCGAGCGCTCCGAGCGTTCCAACCCGAACAAGGCAAAGCCGGGCAAGAAGGCTCAGGAGCGTATCGACGCTGCCAAGCAGGCCGAGGAAGAAGCCAAGGCAGCCGCAGCGGAAGCAGAAGCGGCAGCCAATGAGGCTCCTGCTGAAGAAGCTGCAAGCGAATAA
- a CDS encoding chorismate mutase: MDQAKAKLLELRASIDNIDAALIHMLAERFRCTKAVGHLKAEHELPPADPAREAQQIERLRRLADDANLDPDFAEKFLNFIVKEVIRHHEAIAESHGNGEGEKVST; encoded by the coding sequence ATGGATCAGGCAAAAGCGAAGCTTCTGGAACTGCGCGCGTCGATCGACAATATCGATGCAGCCCTTATTCATATGCTGGCCGAGCGCTTCCGTTGCACCAAGGCGGTGGGCCACCTCAAGGCCGAGCATGAGCTTCCGCCAGCCGACCCGGCCCGCGAGGCCCAGCAGATCGAGCGTCTGCGCCGTCTGGCCGACGACGCCAATCTCGATCCTGACTTCGCAGAAAAATTCCTGAACTTCATCGTGAAGGAAGTCATCCGCCACCACGAGGCGATTGCTGAGAGCCACGGGAACGGCGAGGGGGAGAAGGTAAGCACCTGA
- the ffh gene encoding signal recognition particle protein: MFESLQERLGSILNGLTGRGALSEADVSAALREVRRALIEADVALDVVRSFTDRVKQKAVGAEVLKSVKPGQMVVKIVHDELVEMLGSEGETIDLNAPAPVVLMMVGLQGSGKTTTTGKIAKRLTERQGKKVLMASLDTRRPAAQEQLRQIGEQIDVATLPIVPSQTPVDIAKRAVQAAKLGGHDVVILDTAGRTHIDEPLMVEMADIKKSANPHEILLVADSLTGQDAVNLATNFNERVGITGLVLTRMDGDGRGGAALSMRAVTGQPIKLIGVGEKMDALEEFHPKRIADRILGMGDIVSLVEKAAETIDQEKAAAMAKKMQEGKFDLNDLADQLAQMQKMGGMGGIMGMMPGMGKMKDQMAAAGLDDKMFGRQIAIIQSMTPKERSNPELLKHSRKKRIAAGSGTDAAQINKLLKMHRQMADMMKAMGGKGKKGGMMRGLMGGMAGKMGLGGMGGMGGMPDLSKMDPKQLEALQKQAEASGLGKGLPQGGLPKGLPGIGGGGLPGLPGGLPGLPKKK; this comes from the coding sequence ATGTTTGAATCGCTTCAGGAGCGCCTTGGCTCCATCCTGAATGGCCTGACAGGCCGCGGCGCGCTTTCGGAGGCCGATGTCTCCGCTGCGCTGCGCGAGGTTCGCCGTGCGCTGATCGAGGCGGATGTCGCGCTCGATGTCGTGCGTTCCTTTACCGACCGCGTGAAGCAGAAGGCCGTCGGCGCAGAAGTCCTGAAATCGGTGAAGCCTGGCCAGATGGTCGTCAAGATCGTCCATGACGAGCTTGTCGAGATGCTGGGCTCCGAAGGCGAGACCATCGATCTCAATGCGCCTGCCCCGGTCGTCCTCATGATGGTCGGCCTGCAGGGTTCGGGTAAGACCACCACCACCGGCAAGATCGCCAAGCGCCTGACGGAGCGCCAGGGCAAGAAAGTCCTGATGGCCTCGCTCGACACGCGCCGGCCGGCAGCCCAGGAACAGCTCAGGCAGATCGGCGAACAGATCGATGTGGCCACACTGCCCATCGTTCCAAGCCAGACGCCCGTCGACATCGCCAAGCGCGCCGTTCAGGCAGCTAAGCTCGGCGGTCATGACGTCGTCATTCTCGATACCGCCGGTCGCACCCATATCGACGAGCCGCTGATGGTCGAGATGGCCGACATCAAGAAGTCGGCCAATCCGCATGAAATACTGCTGGTGGCCGATTCGCTTACCGGTCAGGACGCCGTCAATCTCGCAACCAACTTCAATGAACGCGTCGGCATTACCGGCCTCGTTCTCACCCGCATGGATGGTGACGGCCGTGGCGGTGCCGCCCTTTCCATGCGCGCGGTCACCGGCCAGCCGATCAAGCTGATCGGTGTCGGCGAAAAGATGGACGCGCTGGAGGAATTTCATCCCAAGCGCATCGCCGACCGCATTCTGGGCATGGGCGACATCGTCAGCCTCGTCGAGAAGGCTGCCGAGACCATCGACCAGGAAAAAGCCGCTGCAATGGCCAAGAAGATGCAGGAGGGGAAGTTCGACCTGAACGACCTCGCCGATCAGCTTGCGCAGATGCAGAAAATGGGCGGCATGGGTGGCATCATGGGCATGATGCCCGGCATGGGCAAGATGAAGGACCAGATGGCTGCCGCCGGCCTCGACGACAAGATGTTCGGCCGCCAGATTGCCATCATCCAGTCGATGACGCCGAAGGAGCGTTCGAATCCCGAACTCCTGAAGCATAGCCGCAAGAAGCGCATTGCCGCCGGTTCGGGCACGGATGCGGCCCAGATCAACAAGCTTCTGAAGATGCACCGCCAGATGGCCGACATGATGAAAGCCATGGGCGGCAAGGGCAAGAAGGGCGGCATGATGCGCGGCCTCATGGGCGGCATGGCCGGCAAGATGGGTCTGGGTGGCATGGGTGGAATGGGCGGCATGCCCGACCTGTCCAAGATGGACCCCAAGCAGCTTGAAGCCCTGCAGAAGCAGGCTGAAGCATCAGGCCTTGGCAAGGGCCTGCCCCAGGGCGGCCTGCCGAAAGGTCTTCCCGGCATTGGCGGCGGCGGCCTTCCGGGTCTGCCCGGTGGCCTTCCCGGCCTGCCGAAGAAGAAATAG
- a CDS encoding DUF1236 domain-containing protein has protein sequence MKSIALKSGIAGAALVAMSGIASAEVMAKATTDLNIRSGPGPQYEVVGVIGASEDTNVGGCIDGSKWCRVSHDGIEGWAYSDYLTASFDTGETVVLTERPATAVPAVTYESTASTGAGAATGATTGAVAGAIIGGPVGAVVGGAAGAVAGGAVDTISAPPAEVRTYVQSNAVEPVYLEGEVVVGAGLPETVEIREIPDYEYRYVYVNGQPVLVEPESRRIVYVMR, from the coding sequence ATGAAGTCCATCGCACTCAAATCCGGCATCGCCGGCGCAGCACTTGTAGCAATGTCCGGCATCGCTTCTGCGGAAGTCATGGCCAAGGCCACGACCGACCTGAACATCCGCTCCGGCCCCGGCCCCCAATATGAGGTGGTTGGCGTGATTGGTGCCAGCGAAGACACCAATGTCGGCGGCTGCATTGATGGCAGCAAGTGGTGCCGCGTGTCCCACGACGGCATTGAAGGCTGGGCCTATTCCGACTACCTGACCGCTTCGTTCGACACGGGCGAAACCGTTGTCCTGACCGAGCGTCCGGCAACCGCCGTTCCTGCCGTGACCTATGAATCGACCGCCAGCACCGGTGCAGGTGCGGCAACAGGCGCAACGACAGGCGCCGTAGCCGGTGCCATCATCGGCGGCCCGGTCGGCGCAGTGGTTGGCGGCGCAGCAGGTGCTGTTGCAGGTGGCGCAGTCGATACGATCTCCGCACCACCGGCCGAGGTTCGCACCTATGTCCAGTCCAATGCCGTCGAACCGGTCTATCTGGAAGGTGAGGTTGTTGTCGGCGCAGGCCTGCCGGAGACCGTCGAGATCCGTGAGATCCCGGACTACGAATATCGCTATGTCTATGTGAACGGTCAGCCGGTACTGGTTGAGCCGGAGAGCCGCCGCATCGTCTATGTGATGCGTTAA